The DNA window CCCCCGCGAAACGACCTCTGCCTCCTGAGTAGTCCTCCGGTTACCGTAGCCTGGCGACGTGGTCGAACCTGTGTCCCAACACGCTGCCGAGGATGAGCCCGACCGTTCCGAGTCGGATCAGGCGGATCAGCCCGCCGGTCACGAACGGGGTCGCAAGGGCAAGCGGCGCAAGGCGAAGAAGCAGCGCTCGTTCTGGGTCGAACTGCCGATCCTGATCGTCGTCGCGCTCGTGCTGGCGTTCGTCTTCCAGCAGTTCTTCGCGAAGGTGTACACCATCCCGTCGGGCTCGATGGAGAGCACGCTGCACGGGTGCCCCGGCTGCTACGGCGACAAGATCCTGGTCGACAAGATCGTCTACGACTTCACCGAGCCGACTCCCGGCGACGTGGTCGTGTTCAAGGGTCCCGACCCGTGGGTCGAGAACGAGGCGCTGCCCGAGCAGTCGTCGAACGCGTTCGTCCGGTTCCTACAGAACATCGGTTCGGTGTTCGGCCTGGCGCCACCCGACGAACGCGACTTCGTCAAACGGGTCATCGCGACGGCGGGCCAGACGGTCCAGTGCTGCGACGCGAAGAACCGCGTGATCGTGGACGGCAAGGCGCTCGACGAGCCCTACCTGCACTGGGAGTCGGAGTCCAAGAAGACCCAGGAGCCGTTCGACCCGGTGAAGGTGCCCGCGAACTCGGTGTTCGTGCTCGGCGACAACCGGAACGACTCGTGCGACTCGCGCTGCCAGGGCGGCGGTGGCGAGCGCGGCACCGTCCCGGTCGACAACATCATCGGCAAGGCGCGGATCATCGTGCTGCCGCCGAGCCGCTGGGGCGGGGTCACCGATCACAACCCGCAGGAGAACTCGCAACCGGTCGCGGTGGCGTCGGGCCTGAGCGCGCCGTCGTGGCAGGAAGGCATCCCGATCGGGTTCGGTGCCATCGCGGCGTGGCCCGCGCTGGCAGGCGGCCGGCGCGTCGCGTCGGGTGTCCGCAAGGTGGTCAAGCGAAGGCGATAGCGGCGTGAGTCCGGTCCGGTCCCCCAAGGTCAAGGTCAAGAAGCCCAAGGCACTTGCGCTCGCGCACCTGTACCGCCCGCCGCGTGCGGTGGTCCGGGGTGACAACGCGTGGAGCCTGCAGTCCGCGCTGGACCGGCGCGGGCTCGGGCCGGTCGCGGGAGTGGACGAAGCGGGGCGGGGCGCTTGCGCCGGACCCCTCGTCGTGGCGGCCTGCATCCTCCGGCCGGGTGACGCGGCGAGGATGCCGGAGCTGACCGATTCGAAGCTGCTGACCGCGGCGGCACGCGAGCGGGTCTACGACCGCGTGCTCGCCCGCGCCGTGGACTACGCGATCGTCGTGATCCCCACCGAAGAAGTCGATGCGCTCGGCGTGCACGCGGTGAACGTGGAGGGCATGCGCCGCGCGGTGTCCGGGATGCGAACGCCGCCGGGATACGTGCTCACCGACGGGTTCGGCGTGCCGGGGATGCCCGCGCCGAGCCTGGCGGTGATCAAGGGGGACCGCGTCGTGGCCTGCGTCGCCGCGGCGTCGGTGCTGGCCAAGGTCACCAGGGACCGCATCATGACCGGCCTGCACGACGAGCATCCCGGCTACGGTTTCGACGTGCACAAGGGCTACAGCACGACGGAGCACGTCGAAGCGCTCACCGCCAACGGGCCGAGCGCGGTGCACCGGTGGTCGTTCGTGAACGTGGCCGCGGCGGGGGTCGCGCACGGCCGCCGGGCACCTCACCGGGTCGTGTTGAGTGCGGCGGCGTTGGAGGTGGCGAGCGCGCCGTTGCGTGCCGTGGAGGACGGCTTGGGTAAGAATGGACGTTCCGCCGCACGATCGCGAGGAGGGGCGCGGATTTCATGAGCGCAGAGGATCTCGAAAAGTACGAGACGGAAATGGAGCTGTCGCTGTACCGCGAGTACCGCGACATCGTCGGCCAGTTCTCGTACGTGGTGGAGACCGAGCGTCGGTTCTACCTCGCCAACGCGGTGGACGTGCAGGTTCGTGACGGGGGCGGCGAGGTGTACTTCGAGGTCAGGATGTCCGACGCGTGGGTGTGGGACATGTACCGGCCGGCCAGGTTCGTCAAGAACGTCCGCGTGATCACGTTCAAGGACGTCAACGTCGAAGAGCTCGACAAACCCGATCTCCGGCTCCCCGAGGACGGCCCGTTCGGCGGCTGATCCGCATAGCACGCGGTACCGACACTCCGGTGCCCTCCCGGCCGATCCCGGGCCGGGTTGTCCACAGCACCCCACTTGTCCACAGGTGTCCCGTTGGGCCCTTGGCTGCCCGCTTCGTCCCCTGGGACCGTGGGTCGCACACGAAACGTGAGTGTGCCGACCCTGGGGGTAACCGTGGAAACGCTGATCAGACCCGAACCCGCCGAGCACCTGCGGCTGGGCCGTGCGGGCGAGGAACTGGCCGTCGGTCATGTCCGCTCGCTCGGGCTCGTCGTGCTGTCCCGAAACTGGCGTTGCCGTGACGGCGAACTGGACCTGGTCGCCACCGACGGCGCGCAGCTGATCGTCTTCGAGGTCAAGACCCGCTCCGGCGACGGCTTCGGCCAGCCCGCCGAGGCGGTCACGCCGGAGAAGCAGGCCAGGATCCGGCGCTGCGCGCACCGCTGGCTGCGAGAGTTCCGCGTCGGCTGGTGCCCGATCCGCTTCGACGTCATCGCGATCGTCTGGCCCGCTGGCGCCCGTCCGCGCCTGCGCCACCTACCAGAGGCGTTCTGACATGCCTCTGGCACGCACTTGGTCGGTGGCGCTGCTCGGGATCGACGGGAAGCCCGTGGAGGTCGAGGCGGACATCGGTGGCGGGGTCCCGAAAGTGACCCTCGTCGGGCTGCCCGACGCGGGGCTGCGCGAAGCGAAGGACAGGGTCCGCTCGGCCATCCGCAACGCGGGGGAGCCGTGGCCGGACGGGAAGGTGACGCTGGGCCTTTCCCCGGCGAACCTGCCGAAGCTCGGGTCGGCGTACGACCTGGCCATCGCGGTGGCCGTACTCGCGGCCTCGGCACGGGTGCCCTCGCTCAAGGCGCTCAACTCCGTGCTACTGGGCGAGCTGGCACTCGACGGCAGAGTCCGGCCGGTGCGCGGGATCCTGCCGGGGTTGCTCGCCGCCCGCGCGGCCGGAATGCGGCGAGCGGTCGTGCCACGCGAGTCGCTGTTCGAGGCCGCGCTCGTCGATGGCGTGGACGCACAAGGCGCCGGGCACCTTCGCGATGTCGTCGCCTGGTTGCGCGACGAAGGGGAGTTGGCGCCGCCGTCGGAACCGGGAGAACCGGTCGAGGAGCCCGCTCCGGACCTAGCCGACGTGGTGGGCCAGCCGGAGGCGCGCTGGGCGTTGGAAGTTGCTGCCGCCGGTGGGCACAACCTGCTGCTCACCGGTCCGCCAGGGGTCGGAAAGACCATGCTCGCAAGGAGATTGCCGGGCCTGCTGCCGGTTCTGTCCAGGGCTGAGTCGCTGGAGGTCACCGCGGTCCAGTCCGTCGACGGCTCGTTGTCGGTGTCCTCGCCGCTGGTGAAGGTGCCGCCGTTCGTCGCCCCGCACCATTCGGTTTCGGTCGCCGCACTGATCGGCGGTGGCAGCGGTCTCGCCGCGCCCGGCCTGATCAGCAAGGCGCACCGTGGCGTCCTCTTCCTCGACGAAGCCGCCGAATTCGGTGCGCACCGCCTCGAATCCTTGCGGACCGCGCTGGAAGACGGCGAGGTGCGCATCGCGCGGCAGCGGGGATCGGTCTGCTACCCGGCGCGGTTCCAGCTCGTGCTCGCGACCAATCCCTGCCCGTGCGCGCCGCCACGCGAGACGGACTGCACGTGTTCGCCCTCCGCACGCCGCCGCTACCTGGCGCGGCTGTCGGGACCGTTGCTCGATCGGGTGGATCTGCGCGTCCGGCTGCGCCCGCTGACCGCGCTGAGCTTGCACGAGGCAGGCACGCCCGAACCGACGGCGGCGGTGCGCGAGCGGGTCCTCGCCGCCAGGGAGCGCGCGGCCGATCGCTGGGCGGAGCGCGGCTGGCGCACCAACGCCGAGGTGCCGGGGCCGATCCTGCGGCGGGAGTTCGCCTTGCCGGGCTCCGTCACGAGCCTGCTGGATCGCGGCCTCGACCGCGGCGCGGTGACCGCGCGGGGCGCCGATCGGTGCCTGCGCATCGCTTGGACACTGGCGGATCTGGCCGGGCTCGGCCGCCCGGAGGCCGAACAGGTCGCGAGCGCGCTCGAATTCCGGGATCGGAGGGCGGCGTGAAGTACTTGCGGAACGCGCCTTCTCCCACCGGCTCTCCACCACGGGAATGGCTGCCTGGCCCGAGGGAACGGGTCATCTGGTGCGGTCGGATCGCCGCTTCCCAGGACGTTGCCGAGTCGTGGCCGTCGCCTCCGCCTCGACGTGTGCCGATGCCGGTTCGCGGTCGAGCGTGGCGCGGTGTCGTCGCACGGTCCCATGGCGTCGTGTTCGTCCCGGTGCTTCCCCGGTGGCCGGGCCGTGGTGCCGATCCCGTCCGGTACGCGATGCCGTCACCCGATGCGCCCTGGGCGCGGCTCGTGTTCGCGGGGTGGGTGCCCGCGGCGGCGTCCGCGATCGCCCGCTGGCGTCGGCGGGACGGTGCGGCATGACCGGCGCGGTGGACGAGGAACGGGTGGCGAGGGCGTACCTGCTGAGGGTGGCTGAGCCGCCCGCGCCGTCGCTGGTCCGGTTCGTCGAGGAAAACGGGCCCGTCCTAGCCGCGGCGCTGGTGCGCGCGGAACGGTGCCCGGCACGGGTGCGCGACGAGACGGTGGCCAGGAAGGACCAGGCACTCGCCGAGCACGATCTCGCCGAGGCGAGCCGCCTCGGGGCCCGGCTGGTGATCCCCGAGGACGACGAGTGGCCTGCGTGGCCGTTGCTCTCGCTGGAGCAGGCATCCGCACGCGGGCTCACCGGTGTCTCGCCCCCGCTCGGCTTGTGGGTCCGGGGCGACGAACGGCTCGACGAGGCCGCGGACAGGGCGGTGTCCATCGTCGGCGCTCGCGCGGCGACCAGCTACGGCGAGCACGTCGCGTCGGAGTTCGCCTACGAACTGGCCGGCAGGGGAGTCCCGATCTTTTCCGGCGCCGCCTACGGCATCGACGGTGCGGCGCATCGCGGTGCGCTCGCCGCCGACGGCACCACCGTGGCGGTGCTCGGATGCGGCCTCGACGTCGGCTACCCGGCGGGCCACGTCGCCCTGCTCGAACGGATAGCCGAACGAGGGCTCGTGCTCACCGAGTACCCACCGGGCACCCCGCCCGCGCGGCACCGGTTCCTGGTCAGGAACAGGCTCATCGCCGCCCTCACCGAAGGAACGGTCGTCGTCGAGGCTGGTGCTCGCAGCGGCGCCCGCAACACCGCGTGCACGGCAGGGGCGCTCGGCAAGGTGGTCATGGCCGTGCCGGGGCCGATCGGTTCCGCGATGTCGGTCGGTTGCCACCAGCTCATCCGGGACGCGAGCGCCACGCTCGTCGCTTCGGTGGCCGATGTCGCCGAGACGGTCGGCCGCTTCGGTGACGGCGGCGCAGCAGGCGACGAGGGACCGCCCAAGCCGCGACGCCCGACCGATGGCCTCGCCAAGGACGCGCTCCGCGTTCACGAGGCGCTCGGTCTGCGCAAGGGGAAGTCCGCCGAACAGGTCGCCACCGAGTCGGGCATCGAGGTTTCGAAGGTGCGGGCGATCTTGCCCGCGCTCGAAATCGACGAACTCGCGGAACGGTGCGACACCGGTTGGCGAAGACGGAAGGAGGCCCGCTGAAACCGGAAGCTTGTTGACACGACGGCAAAAACCATCGGAAGGAGTGCCCGGGTATCGAACTGATGCCGATTACCGCGAGCGAGCAGGGCGGAGGTGTGGCGATGCTTGACCAGCGGCCGTTGATCGCGCAGCGTAATGGTTCATGTCGTCTTCCCACGGTCGCGACCACCCGCGGCGACCCGACCTCCGGCGGGTCCGTGCCGCGTTGCCGCGCGCTTCGGCCGAGGTCGTCGACGACTACGAACGCCACCTGACGCTCGAGCGGGGGCTGTCCGAGCACACGGTGCGGGCCTACCTCGGCGATGTGGTGCTGCTGCTGGCCTACCTGCACGGCATCCCCGTCCACGGCGAGGAGCCCGGCGGGGTCACCACGACGCTCGAAGACCTCGACGTGGCGGTGCTGCGGTCCTGGCTCGCCGTGCAGCACACGTCGGGGGCGGGCCGGACCACGCTCGCGCGCCGTGCGGCGGCGGCTCGGACGTTCACCGCGTGGGCGCGGCGCCGGGGAGTGCTCGAGAAGGATCCCGGGGCGCGCTTGGTGGCACCGAAACCGCACCGCAAGCTGCCCGGGGTGCTGCGGCCCGAGCAGGCGGACGCGGCGCTCAGCGCGTCGGAAACCGGGGCGGGCGAGCAGGATCCGATCGCCCTGCGCGACCACGCACTGCTCGAACTGCTCTACGCGACCGGCGTGCGGGTGTCCGAGCTGTGCGGCCTCGACGTCGACGACGTGGACTTCGAGCGGCGCGTGATCCGCGTGCTGGGCAAGGGGAACAAAGAACGCACTGTGCCGTTCGGGCAACCTGCCGAGCGGGCGGTGCGGGCTTGGCTGAGTGGTGGCAGGCGTGTGCTGGCGGTGCGGCGGGAAGGGGCGGGTGGCGCCCTCTTCCTCGGTGCCCGCGGTGGGCGCGTGGACCAGCGGACGGTGCGCAGGGTGGTGCACGACGCGGTCGGTTCGGTGCCGGGCGCGACCGAGATGGGCCCGCACGGCCTGCGGCACTCGGCGGCTACGCATCTGCTCGAAGGCGGTGCGGACCTTCGCAGCGTTCAGGAGTTACTCGGTCACGCTACGCTTGCCACCACGCAGCTCTACACTCACGTGACCGTCGAGCGGCTGAAGGCTATCCATGACCGAACGCATCCCCGCGCCCGATGATCGCGGGCGAGAACCGGTGCAGGCCGGTCGGCAGCCGGTGCGCGTGGACGAGCGTGCCCGGAAAACGCCGAGCCCCCGTGAGGGAGGCGGTGCGCGCAGGAACCCCTACGAGCCTGGAGACCGAACTGACCCCGCCGCCGAGAACGGCCTCCCCGTGACCGCCGACCTGCGGGTGACCGATACCCGCGAGCCGGGCGCGGAGCCGCCAGCGCCCGTCGCGCCACGAGACTCGGGCACCGAGGTCGACGTGGCCATCCGCGCGCTGTGGCGCCAGTTCGTGGACGAACCGCAGCAGCGGATCCGCGATCGGCTCGTGCTGCACTACGCGCCGCTGGTCAAGTACGTCGCGGGCCGCGTCGGCACCGGCCTGCCGACCCATGTCGACGTCGGCGATCTCGTGCAGTCCGGCATCTTCGGCCTCGTGGACGCCATCGAGAAGTTCGATCCCGAGCGCGGGCTGCGCTTCGAGACCTACGCGATGCAGCGGATCCGCGGCGCGATCCTCGACGACCTCCGCTCGCAGGACTGGGTGCCGAGGGTGGTCCGCAGCAGGGCGCGCGAGGCCGAGCGCGCGCTGGAGCGGCTCGGTGCGCGGCTGCACCGCACGCCCACCGACGCCGAGCTCGCCGCCGAGCTGGACATCTCGCTCGACGACCTGCGCGATCTCTACGGCCAGCTCCAGCTGACCAGCGTGGTCGCGCTCGAAGACCTCGTCGCGGTGGGCAAGGAGAGCGGCTCGCTCGTCGACACCCTGCCCGACGACGACGCGGTCGACCCGGTCGCCGCCCTCGTCGACCAGGACAACCGCCGCCAGCTGGCCGAGGCCATCGCCCAGCTCACTGAGCGCGACCGGATCGTGGTCAGCCTGTACTACTTCGAAAGCCTCACGCTCGCGGAGATCGGCAAGGTGCTCGGCGTGACCGAGTCCCGCGTCAGCCAGCTGCACACCAGGGCGGTCCTGCGGTTGCGCGCCAAGCTCGTCGAGCAAGCCGGAGTCTGAGCCGAATCGGTAACGGTCACAAGCCCTCCCAGGGTTTCAGGCGGATCTCGGTGTCGGTCATGACCAGTGCCAACGGGTCGAGATACTCCTCGCCGCGCCGGACGCCCCAGTGCAGGCACACCGCGACCGCGCATTCGGGGTGGCCCGCGATGACGGTGCCGAGCGGCTGGCCGCGGTAGACCTGGTCGCCCGCCGCGACCGCCGGGACGACCGGCTCGTAGGTGGTGCGGAGCCCGCCGTCGTGGTCGACCGAGACGACGCCGCGCCCGGCGACGGTGCCCGCGAACACCACCACGCCCACACCGGCCGCGAGCACCTGCTGGCCTTCGGCGGCCGCGAGGTCGACGCCGCGGTGGCCGGGGCCGTACGGGTCGGCGGGCGCCTCGAACGTCCTGGTGACGGACGGTTCCGGGGACAGCGGCCAGGCGAACCGCGGCTCCGGCTCGGCGCCCGCGCGCAGAGGCAG is part of the Amycolatopsis sp. CA-230715 genome and encodes:
- the lepB gene encoding signal peptidase I; translated protein: MVEPVSQHAAEDEPDRSESDQADQPAGHERGRKGKRRKAKKQRSFWVELPILIVVALVLAFVFQQFFAKVYTIPSGSMESTLHGCPGCYGDKILVDKIVYDFTEPTPGDVVVFKGPDPWVENEALPEQSSNAFVRFLQNIGSVFGLAPPDERDFVKRVIATAGQTVQCCDAKNRVIVDGKALDEPYLHWESESKKTQEPFDPVKVPANSVFVLGDNRNDSCDSRCQGGGGERGTVPVDNIIGKARIIVLPPSRWGGVTDHNPQENSQPVAVASGLSAPSWQEGIPIGFGAIAAWPALAGGRRVASGVRKVVKRRR
- a CDS encoding ribonuclease HII, coding for MVRGDNAWSLQSALDRRGLGPVAGVDEAGRGACAGPLVVAACILRPGDAARMPELTDSKLLTAAARERVYDRVLARAVDYAIVVIPTEEVDALGVHAVNVEGMRRAVSGMRTPPGYVLTDGFGVPGMPAPSLAVIKGDRVVACVAAASVLAKVTRDRIMTGLHDEHPGYGFDVHKGYSTTEHVEALTANGPSAVHRWSFVNVAAAGVAHGRRAPHRVVLSAAALEVASAPLRAVEDGLGKNGRSAARSRGGARIS
- a CDS encoding DUF2469 domain-containing protein; amino-acid sequence: MSAEDLEKYETEMELSLYREYRDIVGQFSYVVETERRFYLANAVDVQVRDGGGEVYFEVRMSDAWVWDMYRPARFVKNVRVITFKDVNVEELDKPDLRLPEDGPFGG
- a CDS encoding YraN family protein; translation: METLIRPEPAEHLRLGRAGEELAVGHVRSLGLVVLSRNWRCRDGELDLVATDGAQLIVFEVKTRSGDGFGQPAEAVTPEKQARIRRCAHRWLREFRVGWCPIRFDVIAIVWPAGARPRLRHLPEAF
- a CDS encoding YifB family Mg chelatase-like AAA ATPase, encoding MPLARTWSVALLGIDGKPVEVEADIGGGVPKVTLVGLPDAGLREAKDRVRSAIRNAGEPWPDGKVTLGLSPANLPKLGSAYDLAIAVAVLAASARVPSLKALNSVLLGELALDGRVRPVRGILPGLLAARAAGMRRAVVPRESLFEAALVDGVDAQGAGHLRDVVAWLRDEGELAPPSEPGEPVEEPAPDLADVVGQPEARWALEVAAAGGHNLLLTGPPGVGKTMLARRLPGLLPVLSRAESLEVTAVQSVDGSLSVSSPLVKVPPFVAPHHSVSVAALIGGGSGLAAPGLISKAHRGVLFLDEAAEFGAHRLESLRTALEDGEVRIARQRGSVCYPARFQLVLATNPCPCAPPRETDCTCSPSARRRYLARLSGPLLDRVDLRVRLRPLTALSLHEAGTPEPTAAVRERVLAARERAADRWAERGWRTNAEVPGPILRREFALPGSVTSLLDRGLDRGAVTARGADRCLRIAWTLADLAGLGRPEAEQVASALEFRDRRAA
- the dprA gene encoding DNA-processing protein DprA — encoded protein: MTGAVDEERVARAYLLRVAEPPAPSLVRFVEENGPVLAAALVRAERCPARVRDETVARKDQALAEHDLAEASRLGARLVIPEDDEWPAWPLLSLEQASARGLTGVSPPLGLWVRGDERLDEAADRAVSIVGARAATSYGEHVASEFAYELAGRGVPIFSGAAYGIDGAAHRGALAADGTTVAVLGCGLDVGYPAGHVALLERIAERGLVLTEYPPGTPPARHRFLVRNRLIAALTEGTVVVEAGARSGARNTACTAGALGKVVMAVPGPIGSAMSVGCHQLIRDASATLVASVADVAETVGRFGDGGAAGDEGPPKPRRPTDGLAKDALRVHEALGLRKGKSAEQVATESGIEVSKVRAILPALEIDELAERCDTGWRRRKEAR
- a CDS encoding tyrosine recombinase XerC; this translates as MSSSHGRDHPRRPDLRRVRAALPRASAEVVDDYERHLTLERGLSEHTVRAYLGDVVLLLAYLHGIPVHGEEPGGVTTTLEDLDVAVLRSWLAVQHTSGAGRTTLARRAAAARTFTAWARRRGVLEKDPGARLVAPKPHRKLPGVLRPEQADAALSASETGAGEQDPIALRDHALLELLYATGVRVSELCGLDVDDVDFERRVIRVLGKGNKERTVPFGQPAERAVRAWLSGGRRVLAVRREGAGGALFLGARGGRVDQRTVRRVVHDAVGSVPGATEMGPHGLRHSAATHLLEGGADLRSVQELLGHATLATTQLYTHVTVERLKAIHDRTHPRAR
- a CDS encoding FliA/WhiG family RNA polymerase sigma factor; amino-acid sequence: MTADLRVTDTREPGAEPPAPVAPRDSGTEVDVAIRALWRQFVDEPQQRIRDRLVLHYAPLVKYVAGRVGTGLPTHVDVGDLVQSGIFGLVDAIEKFDPERGLRFETYAMQRIRGAILDDLRSQDWVPRVVRSRAREAERALERLGARLHRTPTDAELAAELDISLDDLRDLYGQLQLTSVVALEDLVAVGKESGSLVDTLPDDDAVDPVAALVDQDNRRQLAEAIAQLTERDRIVVSLYYFESLTLAEIGKVLGVTESRVSQLHTRAVLRLRAKLVEQAGV
- a CDS encoding M23 family metallopeptidase; translation: MSIVPAHFPFPKPSRRGRHRRARPRSSRLGLAVAIVVFTCAFTLPLRAGAEPEPRFAWPLSPEPSVTRTFEAPADPYGPGHRGVDLAAAEGQQVLAAGVGVVVFAGTVAGRGVVSVDHDGGLRTTYEPVVPAVAAGDQVYRGQPLGTVIAGHPECAVAVCLHWGVRRGEEYLDPLALVMTDTEIRLKPWEGL